The genomic segment TGTCACCACGGATTTTGCTGGTAAGCGTTGCAATCGCAGCCAGTACTTTCTGGGCGCTGGCGGGTTTCAGTGTTGCCTTGCCGGTACCAACCAGTAATACGCGGCCAGCGCTGACTCCGGCAACGGCGGGTAACAGCAGGGTTTCTGCCAGTTTGCCGGAGATATCGCCCTGTTCGTAACGCTGGCTGATAAACCCCTGGCTGGCTTCATCAAGCTGTGAGGCGGCGTCAGACAGCTTGCCTGACTGGTCGAGAGTGACCACAATACAGCTCGCCTGAATGTCGGCGGCAGTTTGTTGGGATACCTGGTAAATCATGTCAGCTCCTGGCGGAAGGCATTGGTGGCAGACGGCCTGCTATTTGTTCTCAGCGGCTCGTTCTGAATAATGAGTCACCCTATAATGTGACGCCATATTCCTGGAATTCAAGGGCGGCACAGATAACAAAGCGTTTTGTCGTCGTTGCAGAGCAAACCGTCTCTGGGTATGGTGCGCGACTCTTGCTCCGGCTCAATCAAGGTCTAAGTCTTTTGATCATATTTCGCTACCTGGCCAGGGAACTGGCTGGCTCGCTGTTTGCTGTGACCATCGTGCTGTTGATGATTCTGATGAGTGGTCGTCTGATTCGTCAACTTGCTGCGGCTGCAGCCGGTGAAGTCTCGCTGGATATCGTATTTTTTACGCTGGTATTACGTTTGCCGTCGTTTCTCGAAATGATTTTGCCGCTGGCGCTGTTTATCTCAATCCTGTTGGCGTACGGCCGATTGTACGCTGAAAGTGAAATGACGGTACTGACCGCAACCGGATTCTCGAATACCCGCCTGTTGGCCTATACCGCTGTACCGGCTTTCGGGCTAATGCTGGTGGTGGGCAGCTTCAGCTTGTACCTCAGCCCCTGGGGTGCCCAAAAAATGGAAGGCTTGTATGAAAAACAGGCACAGCTGACCGAGTTTGAGTTACTGGCTCCGGGGCGGTTTCAGAGTATGAAAGGCGGTACCCGCGTTACCTATGCCGAGTCGCTTTCAAATGATAAAACCGAAATGAACAATGTGTTTATTACCGATGGCAATAGCTTGTTGCTGGCGCAAAAGGGCACCCAGTACGTCAGTGACGAAACCGGCTCCCGTTATCTGGAATTACACCGTGGTAAACGCTACGACTGGACGCCGGGGAGCCTCGAATTTCAGGCGCTGGATTTTGATTTGTATGGTGTCAAAATTGCCGATGAACCGGAAGAGCGCAGCAAGCTGCGCAAAGAAGCGGTGCCGACGCTGGCGCTGTTCGGTTCCGATGACCCCAAACAGCAGGCACAGTTACAGTGGCGTATTTCAATGGTGCTGATGGTGCCCATTGTGACTCTGCTGGCGGTGCCCCTGTCTCGCGTTAATCCCCGCCAGGGGCGCTTCGCCCGGCTGTTTCCTGCCATTATATTGTTTATGGTTTACATCTCGTTGCTGATTGCTATGAAAGGCATGCTGGAAAAGGGAGAGCTGAACCCTGATGTGGGTTTGTGGGGGTTGCACTTTGTTTATCTGTTGATCGCCATCGGCTTGCTGATGGTACCCGAGTGGGTGCGTCAATGGCGGGTGAGGGCGCTATGAATCGTCTTGATCGCTACGTTGCTCACAATGTGATGGTGGCTACGCTGATTGTGGCTGTAGTCATTGTTGGGCTGGATGCTATTTTTACGCTGGTGGATGAACTCGATCAACTCAAAGGTGAATATCAGTTTCTCGATGCGCTGCAATTTATGGGTACACGCTTGCCTCGTCGGCTGTATGAATACATGCCGATGGCCTGTCTGATCGGTTGTCTCGCGGGTCTGGGCGGCATGGCAGCCAGCAGCGAGTTGACCGTGATGCGAGCGTCTGGGGTCTCTGTCGGGCGTATTGCGGTAGCGGTGATCAAGCCGATGATGCTATTGATGGCGCTGAATATGGCCCTGGCCGAATACGCGATTCCGGTATTGGAGCGGATTGCCCAGTCGCAGAAAGCGGTGGCTCAAGGCAAGGGGGATTTGCTGTCTAACAAGGGGAAGGGATACTGGCATCGTGAGGGTAATACCTTTATGCGCTTTACCGCCGTCGAACCCAACGGGGTATTGCATGGGATAACCCTGTTTGATTTTGATAACGACAGCAACCTGCAACGGATCCGGTCGGCTGAGCGGGCAATTTATCAACGCTCCAGCTGGCAAATGCAATCAGTTATTGATATGACGATCACTGACTCCGCGACCAGCCAGCAACAGCTGGACAGTCTGGACTGGCAAACTGAACTGACCCCACAAAGTCTCAGTGTGGTAATGATACAGCCTCGGGATAT from the Candidatus Thalassolituus haligoni genome contains:
- the lptF gene encoding LPS export ABC transporter permease LptF, whose protein sequence is MIIFRYLARELAGSLFAVTIVLLMILMSGRLIRQLAAAAAGEVSLDIVFFTLVLRLPSFLEMILPLALFISILLAYGRLYAESEMTVLTATGFSNTRLLAYTAVPAFGLMLVVGSFSLYLSPWGAQKMEGLYEKQAQLTEFELLAPGRFQSMKGGTRVTYAESLSNDKTEMNNVFITDGNSLLLAQKGTQYVSDETGSRYLELHRGKRYDWTPGSLEFQALDFDLYGVKIADEPEERSKLRKEAVPTLALFGSDDPKQQAQLQWRISMVLMVPIVTLLAVPLSRVNPRQGRFARLFPAIILFMVYISLLIAMKGMLEKGELNPDVGLWGLHFVYLLIAIGLLMVPEWVRQWRVRAL
- the lptG gene encoding LPS export ABC transporter permease LptG, which produces MNRLDRYVAHNVMVATLIVAVVIVGLDAIFTLVDELDQLKGEYQFLDALQFMGTRLPRRLYEYMPMACLIGCLAGLGGMAASSELTVMRASGVSVGRIAVAVIKPMMLLMALNMALAEYAIPVLERIAQSQKAVAQGKGDLLSNKGKGYWHREGNTFMRFTAVEPNGVLHGITLFDFDNDSNLQRIRSAERAIYQRSSWQMQSVIDMTITDSATSQQQLDSLDWQTELTPQSLSVVMIQPRDMSISNLFSYTRYLEKQGLNADNYLLSFWRKVTQPLGTLALVILGISFIFGPLRAVTPGYRIFSGILVGLVYKYAEELLAPASIVFGFEPLWASVIPIAACMGVGLLLLRRAG